The following proteins are co-located in the Choristoneura fumiferana chromosome 23, NRCan_CFum_1, whole genome shotgun sequence genome:
- the LOC141440926 gene encoding uncharacterized protein, with the protein MLLGERSPAPRVVAGLKKLRPELTPGPVPTPTDPNLRISGVLRQFYNDDNESWAWVRVAVRGGCLLAWRDGTLPRRPAASLPLRHLHLRPAPALPNAFQLSRLRDDAAVATFQACNATEYARWVRALCVEILGQTPLPQVRFLDVLSAADTTIREPKKEAMFQDTPSCPPRPPPRARRRLISSPETQLPRRDHSPAATDEGIVVEDDDYDSSSDRSLDLSLSLSLDALKTTDVVDAPVRKAEVIKCDNCSKLNAPQHHTLPRAARSGESEQGRHRYLKRWEGTAGGAERGRYAIEAARRKTSSLESRARSCSPNTHEAVTQYIPVKERRALFESLSQSGSSLARSSEQLARLVVVPETPPRRAASLHDLQAPPTRSVSDLRQFFEAVARGSGSTPCAFMQRHSAPPNPGPRGFTSLTCA; encoded by the exons GTGTCCTCCGCCAGTTTTACAATGACGACAACGAGTCATGGGCATGGGTTCGCGTGGCGGTCCGCGGGGGCTGCTTACTGGCCTGGCGCGACGGCACTCTGCCCAGAAGACCAGCCGCAAGCTTACCGCTGCGGCATCTGCACCTCCGACCCGCCCCAGCGCTGCCCAATGCCTTCCAGCTGTCCAGACTGCGTGACGATGCCGCCGTCGCCACTTTCCAG GCTTGCAATGCGACGGAATACGCAAGATGGGTGCGCGCGTTGTGTGTCGAAATCCTCGGTCAGACGCCGCTCCCACAAGTCCGCTTTCTGGACGTGCTATCAGCAGCGGATACTACTATCCGAGAACCAAAGAAGGAGGCTATGTTTCAGGATACCCCCTCATGCCCCCCTAGACCCCCGCCGCGAGCCCGCCGGAGGCTCATCTCGTCACCGGAGACGCAGCTGCCGCGACGAGACCACTCGCCCGCTGCGACGGACGAGGGCATCGTCGTCGAAGACGACGACTACGACTCGTCGTCCGATCGCAGCTTAGACCTCTCCCTGTCTCTGTCCCTCGACGCCTTGAAGACCACAGACGTGGTCGATGCGCCAGTAAGGAAAGCGGAGGTCATAAAATGCGACAATTGCAGCAAATTAAACGCGCCGCAGCATCACACGCTGCCGCGCGCGGCGAGATCTGGCGAATCAGAGCAAGGTCGACATCGTTACCTAAAACGCTGGGAGGGGACGGCGGGGGGCGCAGAGCGGGGCCGGTACGCGATAGAGGCGGCCAGGCGGAAAACTTCCTCCTTAGAGAGCAGAGCGAGGTCCTGCTCTCCGAATACTCACGAGGCTGTCACTCAGTATATTCCGGTGAAGGAACGCAGGGCACTGTTCGAGTCCTTATCCCAGAGCGGGAGTAGTTTAGCGCGGAGTAGCGAGCAGTTGGCTCGGCTGGTTGTGGTGCCGGAGACGCCGCCGCGGCGGGCGGCCTCGCTGCACGACTTGCAGGCGCCCCCGACACGCTCCGTCAGTGACCTGCGACAGTTCTTCGAAGCTGTGGCGCGCGGCTCGGGATCCACACCGTGCGCCTTCATGCAACGGCACAGTGCACCTCCCAACCCCGGCCCGAGAGGATTTACATCCCTCACGTGCGCTTGA